A stretch of Myxococcus hansupus DNA encodes these proteins:
- a CDS encoding valine--tRNA ligase — protein sequence MTDTTELSKAYEPTEVEARRYAFWLERNYFRAEAPSDKPPFSIVLPPPNVTGSLHIGHALTATIQDILTRWKRMSGFNALWLPGTDHAGIATQMVVEKELKKTEGKSRHDLGREAFLERVWEWKGKFGARIGEQHRFLGASLDWSRERFTMDAQSSAAVREVFVRLHEQGLMYRAQKLINWCPSCRTALSDLEVEHEEKNGSIWHIRYPVKDSDRTLTVATTRPETMLGDTAVAVHPEDERYQDLIGKHVVLPLSGREIPIIADGELVDPKFGTGVVKVTPAHDFNDYQTGLRHKLPMLSILDEAARMTKETGKYAGLDRFEARKQVLADLQEQGLLEKEEPHKLSVGTCQRSATVVEPRLSPQWFVKIEPLAKPAIEAVEQGRTKFVPESWTNTYFHWMRNIHDWCVSRQLWWGHQIPAYYCTACSPRLGDDTDLPLDAATVKVGGVDFARAEPIVAREQPTSCPKCGGSTFIQDPDVLDTWFSSALWPFSTLGWPRNTPELQTFYPTSVMETGHDIIFFWVSRMMMMGLHFMNDVPFRTVYLHAMVRDEKGEKMSKTKGNVIDPLDVILGATADKLAPTLKNKFPQGMPAFGADALRFTLASLTQQGRDIKLSMDRLGGYKAFCNKLWNASRFALMNMGEFTLDARPLKERSLTLADRWILSRLQRATTEARASLETFGFAEAASTLYQFLWAEFCDWYIELAKGALYGTDDVAKDSTRAVLVYSLDRILRLLHPFMPFITEEIWQKLPMPRPVDSIMIASYPEPEADLLDEAAEAEMAPVIASIEGLRTIRGESNLSPATKVKAVVQSPDARTRELLERWRAYLMPLAGLSDVEIGAPGTKPPQAAAFVGTNLEIYVPLAGLIDLDAERERLRKEIARTEQEAAGVLRKLENPNFVAKAPPDVVEKDRARVEELKERAAKLQDHLQRIAPEPAMPAAPPTETVPPTEAEIATEADIATEADVVTEEPTTPPEGAPLEVEAPPAAEAGTEYETLAESTEEEEDAAAPAEVKATPDAEEEGSVDLAEELKDELEAAGGAPEVADPQVQDALAKLRAGTKEGLSPADHHDLGVAYMSMGLVDDAMREFNTARAGGDAREVPGMTEAAEETESEPSVASTAKAVVKAALAAVKKASSIAKDTVVEAVSGSDEESTAPVSKAPAKKAGGKKASAKKAAVTTAPAKAAGSKGSAKAAGSKGSAKAAGAKGSAKAAGSKAQAAGSKGTAKAAGAKGSAKAAGSKAKAAGTKGTAKKASAKAAGAKGTAKKAPAKSAGVKGSAKKSAGAKGAAKKAAAKKSAAKKAPAKTAAKKGAAAAKKPAVKKAAGRKAPAKKAPAKKAAAKKTTRAKPTARAKTRR from the coding sequence ATGACCGATACCACTGAACTTTCGAAGGCCTACGAGCCCACCGAGGTCGAGGCTCGCCGCTATGCGTTCTGGTTGGAGCGCAACTACTTCCGCGCGGAGGCGCCTTCCGACAAGCCGCCGTTCTCCATCGTGCTGCCGCCGCCCAACGTCACGGGCAGCCTGCACATCGGTCACGCGCTGACGGCCACCATCCAGGACATCCTCACCCGCTGGAAGCGGATGAGCGGCTTCAATGCCCTGTGGCTCCCCGGCACGGACCACGCCGGCATCGCCACCCAGATGGTGGTGGAGAAGGAGCTGAAGAAGACGGAGGGCAAGAGCCGGCACGACCTGGGCCGCGAGGCCTTCCTGGAGCGCGTCTGGGAGTGGAAGGGCAAGTTCGGCGCCCGCATCGGTGAGCAGCACCGGTTCCTGGGCGCGTCCCTGGACTGGAGCCGCGAGCGCTTCACCATGGACGCGCAGTCCTCCGCCGCGGTGCGCGAGGTCTTCGTCCGGCTGCACGAGCAGGGCCTGATGTACCGGGCCCAGAAGCTCATCAACTGGTGCCCCTCGTGCCGCACGGCGCTCAGCGACCTGGAGGTCGAGCACGAGGAGAAGAACGGCTCCATCTGGCACATCCGGTATCCGGTCAAGGACTCCGACCGCACGCTCACCGTGGCCACCACGCGCCCGGAGACGATGCTGGGCGACACCGCCGTCGCCGTGCACCCGGAGGACGAGCGCTACCAGGACCTGATTGGCAAGCACGTGGTGCTGCCGCTCAGTGGCCGTGAGATTCCCATCATCGCGGACGGCGAGCTGGTGGATCCGAAGTTCGGCACCGGCGTGGTGAAGGTGACGCCCGCGCACGACTTCAACGACTACCAGACGGGCCTGCGTCACAAGCTGCCGATGCTGTCCATCCTGGACGAAGCGGCGCGGATGACGAAGGAGACCGGCAAGTACGCCGGCCTGGACCGCTTCGAGGCGCGCAAGCAGGTGCTGGCGGACCTCCAGGAGCAGGGCCTGCTGGAGAAGGAAGAGCCGCACAAGCTGTCCGTGGGCACGTGTCAGCGCAGCGCCACGGTGGTGGAGCCGCGCCTGTCGCCGCAGTGGTTCGTGAAGATTGAACCGCTGGCGAAGCCGGCCATCGAGGCGGTGGAGCAGGGCCGCACGAAGTTTGTCCCGGAGTCGTGGACGAACACGTACTTCCACTGGATGCGCAACATCCACGACTGGTGCGTCAGCCGCCAGCTCTGGTGGGGCCACCAGATTCCCGCGTACTACTGCACCGCGTGCAGCCCGCGTCTGGGTGACGACACGGACCTGCCGCTGGACGCCGCGACGGTGAAGGTGGGCGGCGTGGACTTCGCGCGCGCGGAGCCCATCGTCGCGCGTGAGCAGCCCACGTCCTGCCCCAAGTGCGGCGGGTCGACGTTCATCCAGGACCCGGACGTGCTGGACACGTGGTTCTCGTCCGCGCTGTGGCCGTTCTCCACGCTGGGCTGGCCGCGCAACACGCCGGAGCTGCAGACCTTCTACCCGACGTCCGTCATGGAGACGGGCCACGACATCATCTTCTTCTGGGTCTCCCGGATGATGATGATGGGCCTGCACTTCATGAACGATGTGCCCTTCCGCACCGTGTACCTGCACGCGATGGTGCGCGACGAGAAGGGCGAGAAGATGTCCAAGACGAAGGGGAACGTCATCGACCCCTTGGACGTCATCCTCGGCGCCACCGCGGACAAGCTCGCGCCCACGCTGAAGAACAAGTTCCCGCAGGGCATGCCGGCGTTCGGCGCGGACGCGCTGCGCTTCACGCTCGCGTCGCTCACGCAGCAGGGCCGGGACATCAAGCTGTCCATGGACCGGCTCGGTGGCTACAAGGCCTTCTGCAACAAGCTGTGGAACGCCAGCCGCTTCGCCCTGATGAACATGGGCGAGTTCACGCTGGACGCGCGCCCGCTGAAGGAGCGTTCGCTGACGCTGGCGGACCGCTGGATTCTGTCCCGGCTCCAGCGCGCCACCACCGAGGCCCGCGCCTCGCTGGAGACCTTCGGCTTCGCCGAGGCCGCCTCCACGCTGTACCAGTTCCTGTGGGCCGAGTTCTGCGACTGGTACATCGAGCTGGCGAAGGGCGCGCTGTACGGCACGGACGACGTGGCGAAGGACTCCACGCGCGCGGTGCTCGTCTACTCGCTGGACCGCATCCTGCGGCTGCTCCACCCGTTCATGCCGTTCATCACCGAGGAGATCTGGCAGAAGCTGCCGATGCCCCGTCCGGTGGACAGCATCATGATTGCCTCGTACCCGGAGCCGGAGGCGGACCTGCTGGACGAGGCCGCCGAGGCGGAGATGGCCCCGGTCATCGCCTCCATCGAGGGCCTGCGCACCATCCGTGGTGAGAGCAACCTGTCGCCCGCCACCAAGGTGAAGGCCGTGGTGCAGAGCCCGGACGCTCGCACCCGCGAGCTGCTGGAGCGCTGGCGCGCGTACCTGATGCCGCTGGCCGGCCTGTCCGACGTCGAGATTGGCGCGCCGGGGACCAAGCCTCCGCAGGCCGCGGCCTTCGTGGGCACGAACCTGGAAATCTACGTTCCGCTGGCGGGGCTCATCGACCTCGACGCGGAGCGCGAGCGCCTGCGCAAGGAGATCGCTCGCACCGAGCAGGAGGCCGCCGGTGTGCTGCGCAAGCTGGAGAATCCCAACTTCGTGGCCAAGGCGCCCCCGGACGTGGTCGAGAAGGACCGCGCCCGCGTGGAGGAGTTGAAGGAGCGCGCGGCCAAGCTTCAGGACCATCTGCAGCGCATTGCCCCGGAGCCCGCCATGCCCGCAGCGCCGCCGACCGAGACCGTTCCCCCGACCGAGGCTGAGATCGCGACTGAAGCCGACATCGCGACCGAGGCTGACGTCGTGACCGAGGAGCCCACCACGCCGCCCGAGGGGGCTCCATTAGAGGTGGAGGCGCCGCCCGCGGCCGAGGCGGGCACCGAGTACGAGACGCTCGCCGAGTCCACCGAGGAGGAGGAGGACGCCGCCGCTCCGGCCGAGGTGAAGGCCACTCCGGACGCGGAAGAGGAAGGGAGCGTCGACCTGGCGGAGGAGCTCAAGGACGAGCTCGAGGCCGCGGGCGGTGCGCCGGAGGTCGCGGATCCTCAGGTGCAGGACGCGCTGGCGAAGCTTCGCGCGGGGACCAAGGAAGGTCTGTCTCCCGCTGACCACCATGACCTCGGCGTGGCGTACATGAGCATGGGGCTGGTCGACGACGCGATGCGCGAGTTCAACACCGCGCGCGCTGGCGGTGATGCTCGCGAGGTTCCGGGCATGACCGAGGCCGCGGAGGAGACCGAGTCCGAGCCGTCGGTGGCGTCCACCGCGAAGGCCGTGGTGAAGGCCGCCCTTGCTGCCGTGAAGAAGGCTTCGTCCATCGCGAAGGACACGGTGGTGGAGGCCGTCTCGGGTTCCGATGAGGAGTCCACCGCTCCGGTCAGCAAGGCTCCCGCGAAGAAGGCGGGTGGCAAGAAGGCCTCGGCCAAGAAGGCGGCTGTGACCACCGCTCCGGCCAAGGCGGCGGGCTCGAAGGGCTCGGCCAAGGCTGCGGGTTCGAAGGGCTCGGCCAAGGCTGCGGGTGCGAAGGGCTCGGCCAAGGCGGCGGGTTCGAAGGCCCAGGCGGCGGGTTCGAAGGGCACTGCCAAGGCCGCAGGCGCGAAGGGCTCGGCCAAGGCGGCGGGTTCCAAGGCCAAGGCGGCGGGCACGAAGGGCACTGCCAAGAAGGCCTCGGCCAAGGCGGCGGGCGCGAAGGGCACTGCCAAGAAGGCCCCAGCCAAGTCGGCGGGCGTGAAGGGCTCCGCCAAGAAGTCGGCGGGCGCGAAGGGCGCTGCGAAGAAGGCCGCTGCGAAGAAGTCGGCCGCGAAGAAGGCCCCGGCCAAGACCGCGGCGAAGAAGGGTGCTGCTGCCGCCAAGAAGCCGGCGGTGAAGAAGGCCGCGGGCCGCAAGGCTCCGGCGAAGAAGGCCCCCGCCAAGAAGGCGGCGGCGAAAAAAACCACCCGGGCAAAACCCACGGCGCGGGCCAAGACCCGGCGGTAG
- a CDS encoding chemotaxis protein CheW — MSPFESGRRLCLLVEAGETRYAVEATSVMEVAMPGANGSSLRGVLEVKDLCALLGGPSEEGQGMVVVLDVSPTLAVRVRSVVEVADVARAPFFLLPPGLADSLAPLSRGAVLHKSRLYLELIAEALPHRVGAMSAAVPQRPVHWAEAAPDRALVFESQGRFFGVPLGLVSQVIARGEAFSVLPVQSGPVAGIFPHDQVLWPVCSVPALLGEAALPEAFIVLTELAGRNVGLTATRVLGVLQRFEPDDTAGSFRAPGLTEPVSFLDLQRMFS, encoded by the coding sequence GTGTCCCCCTTCGAAAGCGGCCGTCGGCTCTGCCTTCTCGTGGAGGCCGGGGAAACCCGCTACGCCGTGGAAGCAACGTCTGTCATGGAAGTGGCGATGCCGGGCGCCAATGGCAGCAGCCTGCGGGGTGTGCTGGAGGTGAAGGACCTCTGCGCGCTGCTCGGCGGCCCCTCGGAGGAAGGGCAGGGGATGGTGGTGGTGCTGGACGTGAGCCCCACGCTGGCGGTGCGTGTCCGCTCCGTGGTGGAGGTCGCGGACGTGGCGCGCGCGCCGTTCTTCCTGCTGCCGCCGGGGCTGGCGGACTCGCTGGCGCCGCTGAGCCGGGGCGCGGTGCTGCACAAGTCGCGGCTGTACCTGGAGCTCATCGCGGAGGCGCTGCCACACCGGGTCGGCGCCATGTCGGCGGCGGTGCCCCAGCGGCCGGTGCACTGGGCGGAGGCGGCGCCGGACCGGGCGCTCGTCTTCGAATCCCAGGGGCGGTTCTTCGGCGTCCCGCTGGGCCTGGTGTCCCAGGTCATCGCGCGGGGCGAGGCCTTCAGCGTGCTTCCGGTGCAGAGCGGACCGGTGGCCGGTATCTTTCCGCATGACCAGGTGCTGTGGCCCGTGTGCTCCGTCCCGGCGTTGCTGGGGGAGGCGGCCTTGCCAGAAGCTTTCATCGTCCTTACCGAACTGGCCGGCAGGAACGTGGGGCTGACGGCCACGCGGGTGCTCGGCGTCCTGCAACGTTTCGAGCCAGACGACACCGCGGGGAGCTTCCGCGCTCCGGGCTTGACCGAGCCCGTGTCCTTCCTGGATCTGCAACGCATGTTTTCTTGA
- the glpX gene encoding class II fructose-bisphosphatase has protein sequence MDRNLAMEVVRVTEMAAIASARLMGRGNKDESDQAAVDAMRRAFDALQIDGTVVIGEGERDEAPMLYIGEKVGKRGEGAPEVDIALDPLEGTNLCAYGRPGSIAVVAMAGKGGLLNAPDTYMEKLAVGPRARGAIDLRKSPTENLRAIAEKMKVYVEDLTVVVLDRERHTDLIKEIRAAGARIRLIEDGDVAGAIATCFEGTGVEVLMGIGGAPEGVIAAAAIRATGGDMQGRLVPRNQGEIDRAKTMGITDISKIYTAEELAKGEVMFAASGVTTGDFLKGVRFFGGGCETHSVVMRSKTGTVRFIQSVHKFDKKPGYAF, from the coding sequence ATGGATCGCAACCTGGCAATGGAGGTCGTGCGCGTCACCGAGATGGCGGCCATCGCCTCCGCGCGACTGATGGGCCGCGGCAACAAGGACGAGTCCGACCAGGCCGCCGTGGACGCCATGCGCCGCGCCTTCGACGCGCTGCAGATTGATGGCACCGTCGTCATCGGTGAGGGCGAGCGCGACGAGGCGCCCATGCTCTACATCGGTGAGAAGGTGGGCAAGCGGGGCGAGGGCGCGCCCGAGGTCGACATCGCGCTGGATCCGCTGGAGGGCACCAACCTGTGCGCCTACGGCCGGCCGGGCTCCATCGCCGTGGTGGCCATGGCGGGCAAGGGCGGGCTGCTCAACGCCCCCGACACGTACATGGAGAAGCTGGCCGTGGGCCCGCGCGCCCGGGGCGCCATCGACCTGCGCAAGTCGCCCACGGAGAACCTCCGCGCCATCGCGGAGAAGATGAAGGTCTACGTGGAGGACCTCACGGTGGTGGTGCTGGACCGTGAGCGGCACACCGACCTCATCAAGGAGATTCGCGCGGCGGGCGCCCGCATCCGGCTCATCGAGGACGGTGACGTGGCCGGCGCCATCGCCACGTGCTTCGAGGGCACGGGCGTGGAGGTGCTGATGGGCATCGGCGGCGCGCCCGAGGGCGTCATCGCCGCGGCGGCCATCCGCGCCACCGGTGGTGACATGCAGGGCCGGCTCGTTCCCCGCAACCAGGGCGAAATCGACCGCGCCAAGACGATGGGCATCACCGACATCTCGAAGATCTACACCGCCGAGGAGCTGGCCAAGGGCGAGGTCATGTTCGCCGCCTCGGGCGTCACCACCGGCGACTTCCTCAAGGGCGTGCGCTTCTTCGGCGGCGGCTGCGAGACGCACTCCGTCGTGATGCGCAGCAAGACGGGCACCGTCCGCTTCATCCAGTCCGTGCACAAGTTCGACAAGAAGCCGGGGTACGCTTTCTAG
- a CDS encoding type II toxin-antitoxin system RatA family toxin, whose translation MPGASRTIVVNAPIEKVFDVVTQYERYPEFLPEVKGIRTENRQGNTVDVHYKVDVVKTINYSIRVTEQRPTRMSWTYIKGEFMKDNQGSWVLEAQGENQTKATYTVEMALGALVPKSVVSALVETSLPKMLDAFKRRFEAP comes from the coding sequence ATGCCTGGCGCTTCACGCACCATCGTCGTCAACGCCCCCATCGAGAAGGTCTTCGACGTCGTCACCCAGTATGAGCGCTACCCGGAGTTCCTGCCGGAGGTGAAGGGCATCCGGACCGAGAACCGCCAGGGCAACACGGTGGACGTCCACTACAAGGTGGATGTGGTGAAGACCATCAACTACTCCATCCGCGTCACGGAGCAGCGTCCCACCCGCATGTCCTGGACCTACATCAAGGGCGAGTTCATGAAGGACAACCAGGGGAGCTGGGTCCTGGAGGCGCAGGGAGAGAACCAGACGAAGGCCACCTACACGGTGGAGATGGCACTGGGCGCCCTGGTGCCCAAGAGCGTTGTCTCCGCCCTGGTGGAGACGTCCCTCCCCAAGATGCTGGACGCCTTCAAGCGCCGCTTCGAGGCCCCCTGA
- the nadC gene encoding carboxylating nicotinate-nucleotide diphosphorylase, producing the protein MQQQDYLDRLIALALDEDLGAAGDVTSQALIPPDYEGSAELVAKEQLVLAGLDAFVRVFKTVDPNVEVEVLRRDGQEIKPKMVAARCHGRMRSLLAAERTALNIVQRAAGIATLAQQAMTSVRGSKLRVLDTRKTPPGMRTVAKDAVRMGGASNHRFGLFDGVLIKDNHIAAVGGSIAEALRRAKLNGPRLCKIEIEVTNLKQLAEALEHGADVVMLDNMDDAQIREAVKLTAGRVPLEVSGGVTLDRLPRLAKLGIDFVSMGALTHSARAMDLSLEISAAAKRPARAKQAKPA; encoded by the coding sequence GTGCAGCAGCAGGATTACCTCGACCGGCTCATCGCGCTCGCTCTCGATGAGGACCTGGGGGCGGCGGGTGACGTCACCTCGCAGGCCCTCATTCCTCCTGACTACGAGGGCAGCGCGGAGTTGGTCGCCAAGGAACAGTTGGTGCTCGCGGGCCTGGATGCCTTCGTCCGCGTCTTCAAGACGGTCGACCCGAACGTCGAGGTGGAAGTGCTCCGCCGCGACGGTCAGGAGATCAAACCGAAGATGGTCGCCGCGCGGTGTCACGGCCGGATGCGCTCGCTGCTCGCGGCGGAGCGCACCGCGCTCAACATCGTGCAGCGGGCGGCGGGCATCGCGACGCTGGCTCAGCAGGCGATGACGTCGGTGCGCGGCTCCAAGCTGCGCGTCCTGGACACGCGCAAGACGCCGCCAGGCATGCGCACCGTGGCCAAGGACGCCGTTCGCATGGGCGGCGCGTCCAACCACCGCTTCGGCCTCTTCGATGGCGTCCTCATCAAGGACAACCACATCGCCGCGGTGGGGGGCTCCATCGCGGAGGCGCTGCGCCGCGCGAAGCTCAACGGCCCCCGGCTGTGCAAGATTGAAATCGAGGTCACCAACCTCAAGCAGTTGGCCGAGGCGCTCGAGCACGGCGCCGACGTGGTGATGCTCGACAACATGGACGACGCGCAGATTCGCGAGGCCGTGAAGCTGACGGCCGGCCGCGTGCCGCTCGAGGTCTCCGGTGGCGTCACGCTGGACCGGCTGCCCCGGTTGGCGAAGCTGGGCATCGACTTCGTGTCCATGGGCGCGCTGACGCACTCGGCGCGGGCCATGGACCTGTCGCTGGAAATCTCCGCCGCCGCCAAGCGGCCCGCGCGCGCCAAGCAGGCGAAGCCGGCGTAG
- a CDS encoding alkaline phosphatase family protein, translating into MIRAFVLAVALTALPALARPPRLTLVISVDALSSDVLLRNRHRLKGGLGQLLAQGAYFPYARYGYAECRTAPGHTTLSTGANPWRHGIVDNRWVDRSTMTRVLAFADDAHPVLEVPQTPGQDAGPAHIQAETLADRLRVATQERGKAVALSIKSHAAIPLAGRAGQAWWFNKTVGKFVTGTWYTKEFPEWVKALNARKLPEASFGKKWELMRPASEYVGEDEGPAEADVYGLGRTFPHPLDGGLPSPGPTFYSAFALSPDSHDFLVEAAKAAIAGEGLGKDDVPDLLAVSFSGTDLVFHEFGPYSWEMQDTLLRLDRAMGQLIAAAERAAGGRGNLVIALSADHGGAAAPEQWAATGLPAKRVNPTELAMGLTQALSQQFGGDVTATLEQLDVYLGGKTHQGGAVDAAVRRAAAAWMAKQPAVVMAVASDDLFTSPDIAGYLPRMRKSYFAGRSGDVLFMVRPFHLLYGSDAGTSHGTPYAYDAQVPMVFAGKGIKPGTYFEEIDPVDFAPTLSALLEMGMPASAEGKPRFEVLTGK; encoded by the coding sequence ATGATTCGCGCATTCGTCCTCGCCGTGGCGCTGACCGCCCTGCCCGCTCTTGCCCGCCCTCCCCGGCTCACGCTCGTCATCAGCGTGGACGCGCTCAGCAGCGACGTGCTGCTGCGCAACCGGCACCGGTTGAAGGGGGGCCTGGGCCAGCTCCTCGCCCAGGGCGCGTACTTTCCTTATGCGCGCTACGGCTACGCCGAATGCCGCACCGCCCCGGGCCACACCACGCTGTCCACGGGCGCCAACCCGTGGCGTCACGGCATCGTGGACAACCGGTGGGTGGACCGCTCCACGATGACGCGCGTGCTCGCCTTCGCGGATGACGCCCACCCGGTGCTGGAGGTGCCGCAGACGCCGGGCCAGGACGCGGGCCCCGCCCACATCCAGGCGGAGACGCTGGCGGACCGCCTGCGGGTGGCGACGCAGGAGCGTGGCAAGGCGGTGGCGCTGTCCATCAAGTCCCACGCCGCCATCCCCCTGGCGGGCCGCGCGGGCCAGGCGTGGTGGTTCAACAAGACGGTGGGCAAGTTCGTCACCGGCACCTGGTACACGAAGGAGTTCCCCGAATGGGTGAAGGCGCTCAACGCGCGCAAGCTCCCCGAGGCCTCCTTCGGCAAGAAGTGGGAGCTGATGCGGCCCGCCTCGGAGTACGTGGGCGAGGACGAAGGCCCCGCCGAGGCGGATGTCTACGGGCTGGGCCGCACCTTCCCGCACCCGCTGGACGGCGGGCTGCCCTCCCCGGGGCCCACCTTCTATTCGGCGTTCGCGCTGTCGCCGGACTCCCATGACTTTCTGGTGGAGGCGGCCAAGGCGGCCATCGCCGGCGAGGGCCTGGGCAAGGACGACGTGCCCGACCTGCTCGCGGTGAGCTTCAGCGGAACGGACCTCGTCTTCCATGAGTTCGGCCCGTACTCGTGGGAGATGCAGGACACGCTGCTGCGGTTGGACCGGGCGATGGGGCAGCTCATCGCCGCCGCCGAGCGCGCCGCGGGAGGCCGGGGGAACCTGGTCATCGCGCTGTCCGCGGACCACGGCGGCGCGGCGGCCCCGGAGCAGTGGGCGGCCACGGGCCTGCCGGCGAAGCGGGTGAACCCCACGGAGCTGGCGATGGGACTGACGCAGGCCCTGAGCCAACAGTTCGGGGGCGACGTGACGGCCACGCTCGAGCAGTTGGACGTGTACCTGGGCGGCAAGACGCACCAGGGCGGCGCGGTGGATGCAGCGGTGCGGCGAGCCGCGGCGGCCTGGATGGCGAAGCAACCGGCGGTGGTGATGGCCGTCGCGAGCGATGACCTCTTCACGTCACCGGACATCGCGGGCTACCTGCCGCGCATGCGCAAGAGCTACTTCGCGGGCCGCAGCGGGGACGTGCTCTTCATGGTGCGCCCCTTCCACCTGCTCTACGGCAGCGACGCGGGCACCAGCCACGGCACGCCGTACGCCTACGATGCCCAGGTGCCCATGGTGTTCGCGGGCAAGGGCATCAAGCCGGGGACCTACTTCGAGGAGATTGACCCCGTGGACTTCGCGCCCACCCTGTCCGCGCTGCTGGAGATGGGGATGCCCGCCTCCGCGGAGGGCAAGCCGCGCTTTGAGGTGCTCACCGGGAAGTGA
- a CDS encoding acyl-CoA thioesterase, whose amino-acid sequence MVEARLRVIYGDTDQMGVVYYANYFRYFEFARSEYFRARGGSYAELERSGALLPVAEASCQYKASARYDDVLVIETTVSELRRASIVFTYALFRDGAPRTLLCTGMTRHACVGRDGKPTRLPDTLIRLLETPEPSPGSSTST is encoded by the coding sequence ATGGTCGAGGCCCGTCTTCGCGTCATCTACGGCGATACCGATCAGATGGGTGTCGTCTACTACGCGAACTACTTCCGTTACTTCGAGTTCGCGCGCAGTGAGTACTTCCGCGCACGCGGTGGCAGCTACGCCGAGCTGGAGCGCTCGGGTGCCCTGCTACCGGTGGCCGAGGCGAGCTGTCAGTACAAGGCATCCGCGCGGTACGACGATGTGTTGGTCATTGAAACCACCGTGAGCGAGTTGCGCCGCGCGTCCATCGTGTTCACCTACGCGCTGTTCCGCGACGGTGCGCCACGGACGCTGCTCTGCACCGGGATGACCCGTCACGCCTGCGTGGGGCGCGATGGCAAGCCGACGCGGCTGCCGGACACCCTCATCCGGCTGCTCGAAACACCCGAGCCTTCCCCAGGCTCTTCCACTTCCACCTGA
- a CDS encoding GGDEF domain-containing response regulator: protein MARILLVDDEKIARTLYGDYLTAVGHAVTAVGTLQEAKEALAGDRFDAVVTDLILPGGDGMEVLRYVRERHPGVEVVVITGLEKVDPAVRAIKSGAAEYLVKPVAPEALQHAVRRALTTRDLMQENASLRRHVAMLEAGQRIATTLDREKLAVATASALQTMASASAVVLLERDSAFALRRHGTSGLPSALEAPLTETLIERLADARAPRELDGLDAPFPRAVAFPALEGDAVLGHAVLFFGGPAAEWTGETASFLVRNWALALRNLGRFAAVEDLAYVDDLTRLFNTRYLHLVVDREVQDSLQSQRTFSLLFLDLDHFKSINDTHGHLVGSKVLVEAARVVKGCVRDHDVVARYGGDEYVVVLRNTDSGGALKVAERIRRTMETHNFLAREGLSLKLTTCIGVASFPEHAQDKATLLDLSDRAMYRGKRGTRNVVYMAANDLEALPAERRLANTPS, encoded by the coding sequence ATGGCGCGAATCCTCCTCGTCGACGACGAAAAGATCGCCCGCACCCTGTACGGCGACTACCTCACCGCCGTGGGACACGCCGTCACGGCGGTGGGCACGCTGCAGGAAGCGAAGGAAGCACTCGCCGGAGATCGCTTCGACGCGGTGGTGACGGACCTCATCCTCCCCGGTGGCGACGGCATGGAGGTCCTCCGGTACGTGCGGGAGCGGCACCCCGGCGTGGAGGTGGTGGTCATCACCGGGCTGGAAAAAGTCGACCCGGCGGTACGCGCCATCAAGAGCGGCGCGGCCGAGTACCTGGTCAAGCCCGTGGCCCCGGAGGCCCTCCAGCACGCCGTGCGCCGGGCCCTCACCACGCGCGACCTGATGCAGGAGAACGCCTCGCTGCGCCGGCACGTGGCCATGCTGGAGGCGGGGCAGCGCATCGCCACCACCCTGGACCGCGAGAAGCTGGCCGTGGCCACCGCCAGTGCGCTCCAGACGATGGCCTCCGCCAGCGCGGTGGTGCTGTTGGAGCGCGACTCCGCCTTCGCGCTGCGGCGCCACGGGACGAGCGGCCTGCCCTCCGCCCTGGAGGCACCGCTCACGGAGACGCTCATCGAGCGCCTCGCGGACGCACGCGCCCCGCGCGAGCTGGACGGGCTGGACGCGCCCTTCCCTCGCGCCGTGGCGTTCCCCGCCTTGGAGGGGGACGCGGTGCTGGGCCACGCGGTGCTCTTCTTCGGGGGACCGGCGGCCGAGTGGACAGGCGAGACGGCCAGCTTCCTGGTGCGCAACTGGGCGCTGGCCCTGCGCAACCTCGGGCGCTTCGCGGCGGTCGAGGACCTGGCCTACGTCGACGACCTCACCCGCCTGTTCAACACGCGCTACCTGCACCTGGTGGTGGACCGAGAGGTCCAGGACTCGCTCCAGTCGCAGCGCACCTTCAGCCTGCTCTTCCTGGACCTGGACCACTTCAAGTCCATCAACGACACGCACGGGCACCTCGTGGGCTCCAAGGTGTTGGTGGAGGCGGCGCGGGTGGTGAAGGGCTGCGTGAGAGACCACGACGTCGTCGCGCGCTACGGCGGGGACGAATACGTGGTGGTGCTGCGCAACACCGATTCGGGCGGCGCGCTCAAGGTGGCCGAGCGCATCCGGCGCACCATGGAGACACACAACTTCCTGGCGCGGGAAGGGCTGTCACTCAAGCTCACCACATGTATCGGCGTGGCCAGCTTCCCCGAACATGCCCAGGACAAGGCCACGCTCTTGGACCTGTCGGACCGGGCCATGTATCGCGGCAAGCGAGGGACTCGGAACGTCGTCTACATGGCGGCCAACGACCTGGAGGCCTTACCGGCCGAGCGGCGGCTGGCCAACACGCCGTCGTAG